The Triticum aestivum cultivar Chinese Spring chromosome 3A, IWGSC CS RefSeq v2.1, whole genome shotgun sequence genome includes a region encoding these proteins:
- the LOC123058232 gene encoding uncharacterized protein yields MECLNCFHTRDLCVGNVELGNGCFYLTLLEGFKWMVCIPCFARPDLLRKLNVAMDKGTSTTAYLRTKEGFSFKTTILNEKERTYFGSSNWGAFAKAYKFEEGMAIHFDFSKYSDPDPDILVDLENIPILPPYYFLAPKTTQEIVDNIYYTADSALTWKEKNYLVSFVNGIEWPTNTHNAGKHYASYVPLVHALNKTNIQNKCLKLPRCVVPDIMDGNGEMTLIYDDKTNFKDTYSTAALPDGRLLVNGWRRILKECNLEIGARLISVLHHGSAGIFLFLTSIPKRED; encoded by the exons ATGGAGTGCCTCAATTGTTTCCACACTAGGGATTTGTGCGTTGGGAATGTTGAATTGGGGAACGGTTGCTTCTACTTGACGCTTTTGGAGGGCTTCAAATGGATGGTG TGCATCCCCTGTTTTGCAAGGCCTGACCTCCTAAGGAAGCTTAATGTTGCCATGGATAAGGGAACAAGCACCACTGCCTACCTGCGCACCAAAGAGGGCTTCTCTTTCAAGACTACGATCCTTAACGAAAAAGAGCGAACATATTTTGGTTCTTCTAATTGGGGGGCATTTGCCAAAGCTTACAAATTTGAGGAAGGGATGGCTATCCACTTTGATTTTAGCAAATATTCTGATCCTGATCCTGACATCTTGGTAGATTTGGAAAACATTCCAATCCTTCCTCCGT ATTACTTCCTAGCGCCAAAAACAACCCAGGAGATAGTTGACAACATTTACTATACTGCTGACAGCGCGCTTACTTGGAAAGAGAAGAATTACCTCGTTTCCTTTGTTAATGGTATCGAGTGGCCTACGAACACTCACAATGCTGGGAAACATTATGCatcatacgtgccactagtgcatgccTTGAACAAGACCAACATTCAAAACAAATGTCTG AAGCTCCCAAGATGTGTTGTTCCTGATATTATGGATGGCAATGGTGAGATGACACTTATCTATGATGACAAGACCAATTTCAAAGACACCTACTCGACTGCAGCCCTACCAGATGGACGCCTCCTAGTTAATGGGTGGAGGAGAATACTGAAGGAGTGCAACCTGGAAATTGGAGCTAGGTTGATCTCTGTGCTCCACCATGGAAGTGCGGGGATTTTCCTATTCTTGACATCCATTCCAAAAAGAGAGGACTAG